The DNA window AAGCCGGCCTCCTTGTCTACGAGGTCCGGGAAGACCACCAACGAGACCAACGCAACCATGATCCAGGGCCAGGGTCTCAGGGCGACGTGTGCGAAATTGAACCAGATGCTCGCGAAGACGGCATGTTTTTCATCCTTCGACGCCATCAGCCTCTGCGCCACGTAGCCGCCGCCCTCAATGTGCGCATCGGACCACCACATTATGCCCAGGTAGACGAAAAGGGTGAAAAAGGGCATCCACATGGAGCCCAGCGGAGGCAATACGGCCAGCATGTCGGCCGTTCCTTGTTCTCCGAATCGCTGCAATAACGCGGTCTCAAGACCGCCGATGCCGCCCACGTGCCGAACGGCAAGCACCGCGAAGACGATCGACCCTCCCATCGCTATAAAAAACTGCAAAAAGTCGGCGATCACCACGCCCCAAAGGCCCGACATGACCGAGTAGACGACCACCACTGCAACGCTGACTATGAGCGATGTCTCCTTGCCTACGGAAAAGAGCGAATCGAGAATTTTCGACATGGCGAGAATTACCCAAGCCAGCTTGATGACGTTGAGAAAGAGCCCCCTGTAGACCGCGGCAAACCCCCTGAGCACAGCCGCTGACTTGCCGGAATAGCGAAGTTCTATAAACTCCACGTCGGTGAGCACGTTGGAACGGCGCCAGAGCCTGGCAAAGAAAAATGCCACCGTCATGGATGAGAGGCAGGTGAGCCACCAAAACCAGTTGCCCGCAATTCCGTTTTTTGCGACGAAACCGGTCACAGCAAGCGGCGTATCGACCGAGAGCGTAGTCGCAACTATCGACGTGCCCGCAAGCCACCATGGAAAATTGCGGCCGGAGAGGAAGTAATCGGAAAGGCTCTTTTTTGCGCGATTCTTATAAAGAAAACCGACAACAAGCATTATAAGCATATACATGGCCA is part of the bacterium genome and encodes:
- a CDS encoding sodium:solute symporter family protein, encoding MHILDWTILAMYMLIMLVVGFLYKNRAKKSLSDYFLSGRNFPWWLAGTSIVATTLSVDTPLAVTGFVAKNGIAGNWFWWLTCLSSMTVAFFFARLWRRSNVLTDVEFIELRYSGKSAAVLRGFAAVYRGLFLNVIKLAWVILAMSKILDSLFSVGKETSLIVSVAVVVVYSVMSGLWGVVIADFLQFFIAMGGSIVFAVLAVRHVGGIGGLETALLQRFGEQGTADMLAVLPPLGSMWMPFFTLFVYLGIMWWSDAHIEGGGYVAQRLMASKDEKHAVFASIWFNFAHVALRPWPWIMVALVSLVVFPDLVDKEAGFPMMMNLVLPAGLKGLMVTAFFAAFMSTISTLMNWGSSYLVNDLYKRFMAKGKTERHYLCASKVCDATILVLAYFVSKGMNSIVGMWELLFSFTAGLGVIYAARWFWWRVNAWSEVTAMVASGIMSIVLTTQTSLDFPHKIVIILPVSIVAWMTVTFLTKPVETSRLVEFYKRARPYPLLWKKILVQMPDAANYACPDDFYRNVRCWLWGVLSVYTLLFAIGKWVFLQTVPALMLTASCIFFSALLARELLAAEKAKGEGECVPAIAQPALETE